Part of the Mangifera indica cultivar Alphonso chromosome 4, CATAS_Mindica_2.1, whole genome shotgun sequence genome, ttctctataatattaaaaataaactaaaatagaatctaattttgcccccctaaactttaaaaactaaaattttttcccagcttaagttttaaaaaatcgcagtttcaccctaaggtttcgttttgaaatctccggcgacatcTTTGGCTTCATtaccgacggcctctccctcccgaagcatcctctccttctgacAATCTCTTTCCTTCCATTTGGACTCCcgatcggagtcggagaagccatggaagacgaagaacttcgtcgtcctctgggaagctgagtcgtcttcatttgggaagacgatcgtcttcctagacgacttCTCTCTGCGCCGAATGGGTTGGAGTGGAGTTGAgaggggtcgtcggtggaagagaaactgtcgggaggggaagacggctgGTGATGgtgccggagaaagtgaaagggtttggaaataaaccctagggggggaaatacgatcttttcaaacttagcttagggaaaaaatattagtttttaaatttgtaggggggaaatgagattaaattttcaggggttagagtttcgttaaatttaaccgatcatgagtgggtgtttgatgtttccatagttaaaggatgaaaacttgagaaaacatcaaaccttgggtgagaaatagtcatgtggcctatatattattattaaattattaaacatgAAGAGCCCagtgttatataataataataatttatgtatcaaaTATGCTAAGGCTGGCCCTAGACACTTGTGGGCTTCAGCCCATTGGGCACTAACCTAGTACagtagttttttattttttgggaatatcaaaaatctcatataaatcaaattatttttttaacttaaattaatcatatttaacagataataaaacattagaaTCGGCTCTGTTTTTCTGTATAAAATGGATCCCCTACCCTACTCCGCCTTTGTAATTCACGACGTCCTCAACAAATGAAAAAGCTATCCTCAAAACGATAATTCTATGGAAGACGACAAATCCCTCCCTCCTCTTCTCGAACGCCTACCTAAAGACTTCGGCGTCACTTTGCTCGACGACGATGATGAAGATTTTGGTACAATGGTTGTCAAGACCAAGAACAAGATAAAAACCACTCACACTACAGTAAACAAACTTTTTTAAGGATTTCAAAAAACCAGATGGCGACGGTGAGTACGGTATATTTGTGGTTAGATCAGCCGAGGAAAATTCGTTGGATACTGTGAGGAGTGGAAGATACGATGATTTGACGATGAGCAGAGCGGTTGCGAGTATGCGAAGGTTTGGAAGTAGCTCTTTGTTGAACGGAGACGAAGCCAGACAATAGGGTAGGGTTTCCAGGAGTTTGATTCCAGAGAGTGTTATTATAAAAGATCCTTGTACTACGTATGAATTGCTCAACGAGCTCGGTGCATTTCGTTTTCTGTTACAGTGTTTATGTTCGCATTGTATATTAATGGCTCGTTATAAAATTCAATGTGAAAAGGAGGGATACATTTTCCAAAACAATAATGTATCagctataaaataatatttcatgtatAATAGGCATATATGAGACATCTTGTACAGTTCTTGTTAGAGATTCGTTGAGCAAGTAGTTGGAACATGAGACATCTTCTCCCCAGAATGAGTTTGGACATTTATCCCTGATGGTTCTATTCTTTCCTTGGACAACTCCACTGTGTTGTGGGGTGCAAGGAAATGTAACTACGACCAAGACTCATCTTTTATGACAATACTGAATCGAGTATAAACATCACTGACAATACCAACTTGAAACATATAGTTCTTTGTTAAGTGAGCCTTGAACTTGGAGTGGAATGACTCATCCAGCTTGTCATCTCTGGTCTTCAACTTAGTAAGGATTCTTCCTTTTCCCATCTCTGGTAAGGTGCTGTCATCAGTAAACTTAACCTTAGAGTGGATGACTCATCATCCAAATCAGCGAAGAGTTCCTTTTTACCGCATATGGTAGCTTGATGAGTCATTGATAACAGTAACCATTAGGAGAGAGCATGGCTTCCATCATCTGCAACTTCTTGTGCACAATTAGCTCTCTGATTGTTCTCTTTATATCTGCATAATGGCTACGTTCGTTCCATGGGTAGCATTCAACATTAGATTTGTCATACCTTCCTTTCCCACAACCTTGACTTCTGTAATTCAAATTCTGCCGATTGCCATAATTCGATCTCtcttgattgtgttggttgccTCTACCTCCATGATTTGCTGTGGTGTCTGCCACGATCTTTGTAGTTGGAGTAGTGACCACCATGTCCAGGTCCTCTACCGCAAGAATCGCCATTCCTCCGGTTTGTATTAGCACCTTGCTCATATTTGGTGCAgacaaatcattcaattattttttggaATAGGCCACAATATctaataattgtttattaaaaagtaTTGAAGCCATAGCACCAAGGGGATGTAGCTCAAATGGTAGAGCGCTCGCTTTGCATGCGAGAGGTACAGGGTTCGATCCCCTGCATCTCCAAAATCAATGAACTTTTTTCTTAATAGAAGTTTCAGTTTCGAACCAACTGGAATCTATTTTGCCAAATCGAGGGCTACCTGACTGGGATAGACTCTCTAAGTTTGAGAAGAATGATTGTTCAGAATATCCTGCGTTCTGGTTGCAGCTTCAGGTCATTTGTGTTCTTCCCAAGGCCAACATCCCTCacttcttattattatataaagtaTCCTCCTCCTATTCATATACAAAACCTACAAatcccttctttttcttctcttaaacCCACTCCTCCCTCAGCTATAGGTGTTCGCTTCGTATCCACCTCCAAGTCCACTTCAAGTCAAGACCACCGCCACCAACATCCACTTAATTgtaaatcctttttttttttttttaactattctttcatttatttatttgtttgttgtgGGTTCTTATTCTCCGTAATGCATGCTTCTGTAAACATGTTTTTCAGATGTTTGATTAATGTCCTATTCCACGGACTTGCTTTCttcatttgaaatataaaatatgaaatatagaaagaaagaaggacctggcccttttgaaaattttccaaactCAATACCATTTTGCTTTATCTGAGGGGAAACTAGTAGTTTTTTGTTCGGAGTCAGGTCGAAAACTGTGTTGCTGTCTTTTCCTGATGTATGCAATGATTTgcagatgaagaagaaattgaagaggGAGAAACCACAGATGGGTGGGAAGAGGAGGATGAGGCAGAGCCTGAGGTTCTAACTATGGCTTGAACGTTATTGTTATTTGGATTTTGCTTAAGGTGTTTAagatttaaattgtaattttgttttcaataatgCAGGTTGGTGATGGCGGGGATGGGGGTGGAGTGGTGTTGCAAGGTGTCTCTTGGGGTGAACGGGCTCTGTCTATTGCCCATGAGGTCTTGTTGCAGTTTGGTAATGACATGAATATCTATGCTTTCAAGACTACTCCTCGTGGATATGTCTATGTGAGACTTGACAAAATGTCGAACAAGTAAGGCTTTCTATAGATGTAACCTGTCAAACTTAGTTCAGAGAGAAGAGGCCTGAATATTTCTGATGTTGAGTTCTAGGTGCCAATTCTATATAAGTCCTGATGCTGGAGTATAGACCATAGCCAAATTAAGAACATGAAAcctaagttttagaaaattttaatttctatattaaACTCACTCTAAATTCCATTCAGCAACAAGTAGTGACAGTTCAAATTATGAGATACTGTCAAACTTTGGTGCTATAATACAAGCAAAATGTGGTCCACTTTTGTCCTGataaaaacattgaaaacaATGTTTGTTCTTTATCTTGaccaaatttctaaattttgtaccaaattatgttgttttatgGCTGTAGAATTGTGGATTTTATATGTCTGATTTGTAGAGTACTTATACTCGTTTTATGATGCTTATATTTTCGTTTGTATTGTATATATTACTTTGTAGTTTCATTGATGTGCCTTTTATTAGATATGGGTGTCCTAGCATGGAGGAGCTTGAAACTTATAGTCAGGAATACAAGAAAAAGCTAGATGAGGTTGGAGCTCAAGGAGAAATACCTGATGATTTAGCCCTTGAGGTAATGAATGGTACTTTTGcttctttatattttagattGATGGGGATGCAGTAATGCATTCTGTAATGCCACAAAGACatatctcttaaaaaaaaaggttttgttTATCTAAGGTATCAACTCCAGGTGCAGAGCGGATTCTTAAAGTACCTGATGATTTGAGTCGTTTTAAGGACTCACCAGTGACTGTGTGCTATGAAGATGCGGAGTCTGATTGCACAGAAAAGGATGGAGTCTTCCTGCTGGAGAACATAGAAATGGATTCAGAGAGTTGCATATGGAAGTTGGCAGATGTGAAGGAAAACAGGGATCCTCTAAGTAAAGGTAGACCACTAAGCCGTAAACAGAAGGATTGGAGAATAAAGTTGCCTTTTGTGAAGCATAAAAAAGTGACTCTGTACCTTGAATACTAAAGAATCATATGGATGAGTTTGTATTGTATGAACTGTGCTCGTTTTAATTGAAAAGGTTGAGTATGAAAGGTAGGTCTTTAGTGGCATTACCATTTTCATTCCTACAAACTTTTGCTGCCTCACACTTTCCGTTCAAACATCAACTGTCAGAATAACATGAGATCTTTAACTTGTTTTTGCTATAGTttcaaaagaatttgaaaatgagattttttatgtTGAGAGAATGAATTCTCTCTTTTCATGTCTTTATACACACATAAAAGCATCTGGGGTTGTCCAGCGTGAATGCGTAGCCGCATCTGCGCAAGTAAATACTAGAACAATAAATTGGAAGAAGGCCTGTTATTTAATCTATTGCATGGACCCTAGAGTTAAAACATAGATCTATTTGTGAGGCTTGTTTTCTGATTTTCTGGTGTTAATCATTTCTGCTACCCATGTCAGTTTTGATACGTGACAATACTAAACTACTATAAACAAATCTACAATGTTTTAGATGATGGcacaattttttaacttttggatCAGTAGAATATAATAGACTTAGGAGGACAGaggctttttttttatttattattatataatgattttaagtATTTGTAAGAAGCACATTGAGAGAGCTGTGTGGTAAATGTCTCTTTTGCACTTTGAGAGAGGGAGAGTTACAATAAATGTAGCTATGACATTCCATAGCTACAAGTAGTTTTTAATCTTCTGTccaatataaaagaaaaagtaaagaaaccaaaaaattgCCAAAAAAATTGCATGAATGAATTGCTACAAGCGCAttgacagaaaaataaaatgaattgcGGCAGCTTTGTGTTGTGCAGCAAATCTGCCTTCTAATCTACAGCTTCGCTTGTTGTAATGATCTTTGTCAACACCCTGGGCATGTGCTGCAATCACAAGTTAGTACAGACAAAGTATTCATGCTATGGCAATAATAACGACCAAATAACGCCATTATCGCCTACAGTTAATACTCCATTCTTTCTGGACTGATTACCAGAGCCAAAAAGGTGTGTACATGTTGTATGGTGAGACCTGCTGCTAATCAATCATTTTTTCACAAACGGTTTTTGACAAACAAGTAGTCGCTGGTCACTGCCATTCTGCAGGTTGATCACCCTTGCTTCCCAGCGCATCTGTGTAGCAAGTGAGCGTGCCATCTCTATAGCTCCCAAATTGTCAGAAATGACTACCCATCCCTAGGAGTCAAAATTTCACACATGGCATTAATGACTAATGGCATAAAAAAGTGACATAATATGGGGAAAGAAAAGATCAAATGAGATACTAATGGATGCAGCACAAAAACTTTCTAGGTGAAACAGAGTATTTTGAGACttgtattttgataaaatgaaacATAAAGAGAAGGGGATGCGAATTGCTGCTTAGATTTCTGAACAAGACTAGAAGTCAGGAACAAGGGCACCAGGGGCATTACTTCTTGAAGAAAGTACAATAACTATAGGGGTAGAAAACAAACACGGTGGTCAAATGCagttttccttaaaaaatttcAGAGTAAACAACTTTTTAGGACACACCACAAAATTTCAATCATATGCAAGTGGGTGAAAAAAGAGAGGAGCAGAAAGATTACCTCAGGGCGTAGTATCCGATCGATCTCCAAAAACAAGTCCACTGTGTCACACCTCTCTGGAGAAACTTTCTCAGAGAGGTGGGAGAGGAGCCCATTTGCATGAATCATGTCATATGTTCGGGGGTATGTTGGGAAGGGTTCACACCTATCCACCAACCGAAGATTACATCAATTGATctttgttaagatcccaagtgcaaggcaTGAGACTTagattttatattgaaaagtatatgaatttttaatgcGAGGTTTATATGACTTTAAACTCTCTAATttcaatagttagtttttaaggtatGATTCTTTCAATGTTCATATCATTTCGTATTAGAGATGTTACCACATCTCTAATTGCAATTGTGCGACACAGGTAATGACGTTACTATTGCAGTGTTAGCCCCTGAAAGTCCGCGTGGGTGTTAGGATTGCGGAGCTATTGCAAAGTTTACTTTTAAGGTTTGGTTCTCCAAAAGTTTATCAATCTTTCTGCACACAACCAATCTGTGATATCCTAACTCAATGTGAAagggtttattttcttaaaaaaccaaaatttttctCTATTCTTGTTAGTTGAAAGAATTAATGTAAATGATtcactgtaaaaaaaaaaaaaaaaaaactgcggGAAATACATTCTACGactcattcaaaattaaaagattatttcaaacataaattataaataaattgattcacGGAGAATATGAAAAACCATTTAGGATTACCTCCAAAGAAATTAAAGGTAATcctaaataatttcattaatatttaagtaatttgaattaaaagcaAGTTCATAAACATCAAATTTTACAAACTGAACTTACCAATCGTGCAAAACACCAGCAAAGCCTCTATCAAGTATGAGAGGAAGTGTATCTTGAGCTGTAACAGGCACAACATTCATCATCCACACAGATTTTTTCTCTTCCTGAAATGCAGCATTTAAACCCCCATATTGAGCATTCATGTCTATTACATTACGGATCATGTTAAATGGAGGTAATGGATCTTCATCACCAGGCCTCTTAGGATGGTCAGAGAAAATTAACGGTGTAAGCAAAGACCAATAATTTTTCAGAGCTTTACTCCAGACCTGTAAGTCTTCATTGAAATCTTCAGGCTGAACACCTGCAAGGATGAAAGATGTACAAGAATTAATGTACAAGCTGCAACAAAATTTTGGGGGAAAACTCATCTTAAAACAATCCTTTCCATGAACTTCAAGCTCAGCTAAGCTCAACTGGGACCCAGCAGATCTCTTCTGAATGGGAATCCAGCGTTTGCTGGTTGTCCCACTAATACAGGGCACGAGGGGCTGATAATATTTTACAGCATCAGGTCCTTCTTTGCAAAGTGGAATAGCCTCCTGTCTAAATTCAAGAACAAGTAGAAAACTATTACTATAATTCCCCCCATGAAGCCATATTTTTAGAGGAAAGAATGTGCAAAGCTTTCTAAACACAGCAAGCTGAAGAAAAAAAGGTACATGGAAATTGCTCAATTCAAGGACCCATCCAAAAGTGAAACTAAACTTGAACTAATAATGGAAGAATGCTAATTATTTTCGCTCTCTCACCTAGATAAATGGCAAAGAGAATCCACAGTCTTCTGCCAAATGAATGTCTCATCTTGCTGGGCCATCAGAGTCCAGCAAATCTTTTCAGCGAATTCTTGCATTGGCTTTAGCATGGTTCTCTTCTTCATAGTCAGTGAACTTCCATGTGGCTTGGTTGCAGGCGAGGTTAAAACGAAGTAACCTCCAGGCTTAAGCAATCGATCCACTTCTACAAGGAATATTCCA contains:
- the LOC123214660 gene encoding LOW QUALITY PROTEIN: probable methyltransferase PMT5 (The sequence of the model RefSeq protein was modified relative to this genomic sequence to represent the inferred CDS: inserted 1 base in 1 codon), translating into MRSSWFNKLSVIVVPRPPFSWLLLCLIIIVALVTVLGSSSSNTFDLVTSTQKPDIYTNYWRLNEQAAVDYLELSTLSLVGPKEYDLCGKERENFVPCYNVSANLLAGFQDGEEFDRHCEISRIDQRCLVRPPKDYKIPLRWPTGRDVIWSGNVKXTKDQFLSFGSMTKRLMLLEENQIAFHSENGLIFDGVKVYSRQVAEMIGLGSDSEFHQAGVHTILDIGCGFGSFAAHLVSLKLLAICVAAYEATGSQVQLALERGLPAMIGNFISRQLPYPSLSFDMVHCAQCGINWNQKDGIFLVEVDRLLKPGGYFVLTSPATKPHGSSLTMKKRTMLKPMQEFAEKICWTLMAQQDETFIWQKTVDSLCHLSRQEAIPLCKEGPDAVKYYQPLVPCISGTTSKRWIPIQKRSAGSQLSLAELEVHGVQPEDFNEDLQVWSKALKNYWSLLTPLIFSDHPKRPGDEDPLPPFNMIRNVIDMNAQYGGLNAAFQEEKKSVWMMNVVPVTAQDTLPLILDRGFAGVLHDWCEPFPTYPRTYDMIHANGLLSHLSEKVSPERCDTVDLFLEIDRILRPEGWVVISDNLGAIEMARSLATQMRWEARVINLQNGSDQRLLVCQKPFVKK
- the LOC123214659 gene encoding uncharacterized protein LOC123214659 isoform X1 is translated as MIVQNILRSGCSFRSFVFFPRPTSLTSYYYIKYPPPIHIQNLQIPSFSSLKPTPPSAIGVRFVSTSKSTSSQDHRHQHPLNYEEEIEEGETTDGWEEEDEAEPEVGDGGDGGGVVLQGVSWGERALSIAHEVLLQFGNDMNIYAFKTTPRGYVYVRLDKMSNKYGCPSMEELETYSQEYKKKLDEVGAQGEIPDDLALEVSTPGAERILKVPDDLSRFKDSPVTVCYEDAESDCTEKDGVFLLENIEMDSESCIWKLADVKENRDPLSKGRPLSRKQKDWRIKLPFVKHKKVTLYLEY
- the LOC123214659 gene encoding uncharacterized protein LOC123214659 isoform X2, which encodes MIVQNILRSGCSFRSFVFFPRPTSLTSYYYIKYPPPIHIQNLQIPSFSSLKPTPPSAIGVRFVSTSKSTSSQDHRHQHPLNYEEEIEEGETTDGWEEEDEAEPEVGDGGDGGGVVLQGVSWGERALSIAHEVLLQFGNDMNIYAFKTTPRGYVYVRLDKMSNKYGCPSMEELETYSQEYKKKLDEVGAQGEIPDDLALEVQSGFLKYLMI